The following proteins are encoded in a genomic region of Pseudodesulfovibrio mercurii:
- a CDS encoding DNA polymerase IV has protein sequence MRTWILHIDMDAFFASVEQMDNPELRGKPVAVGGTSDRSVVSAASYEVRRYGVHSAMSVVKARKLCPEIILVPGRMGRYKEVSHLVMDALREFSPTVEQASVDEAYLDGTGLERLFGPVDEIGRRIKARVKEATGLTCSVGAAPVRFLAKIASDMDKPDGMFIVRHEEVAEFLQTLPVGKIPGVGAKLLEVLKRLGVRTCGDILLKPGEYWEERLGKYGAALYDRARGIDPTPVTPCEAAKSCSAENTFREDTTDRALLRKWLLAQSERVGEDLRRHGYKGRTVTLKVKYADFSQITRSRSLEARTDNTAVIFETACGLLEQVKLPRAVRLIGVGVSNFGARPRQVTLFEEAPRRQEATSELDKAVDRVRRRFGGQAVTRVELLGFKKKPTNSAD, from the coding sequence ATGCGGACGTGGATACTTCATATCGACATGGATGCGTTTTTCGCTTCCGTGGAGCAGATGGACAACCCGGAGCTCAGGGGCAAGCCTGTGGCCGTGGGCGGGACTTCGGACCGCAGTGTGGTTTCGGCGGCCAGTTACGAGGTGCGCAGGTACGGGGTGCACTCGGCCATGTCCGTGGTCAAGGCGCGCAAGCTGTGTCCGGAGATCATATTGGTGCCGGGGCGCATGGGCCGGTACAAGGAGGTCTCGCACCTGGTCATGGACGCACTGCGGGAGTTTTCACCCACGGTGGAGCAGGCCAGCGTGGACGAGGCGTATCTGGACGGCACGGGATTGGAGCGGCTGTTCGGGCCGGTGGACGAGATCGGGCGGCGGATCAAGGCGCGGGTGAAGGAGGCCACGGGGCTGACCTGTTCCGTGGGCGCGGCCCCGGTTCGCTTCCTGGCCAAGATCGCCTCGGACATGGACAAGCCGGACGGCATGTTCATCGTCCGCCACGAGGAGGTCGCGGAATTTCTGCAAACCCTGCCCGTGGGCAAGATTCCGGGGGTGGGGGCCAAGCTGCTGGAGGTGCTCAAGCGGCTCGGGGTGCGCACCTGCGGGGACATCCTGCTCAAGCCCGGGGAGTACTGGGAGGAGCGGCTGGGCAAGTACGGCGCGGCCCTGTACGACCGGGCGCGCGGCATCGACCCCACGCCGGTCACGCCCTGTGAGGCGGCCAAGAGTTGCAGCGCGGAGAACACCTTCCGCGAGGACACCACGGACCGCGCCCTGCTCAGGAAGTGGCTCCTGGCCCAGTCCGAGCGGGTGGGCGAGGACCTGCGCCGCCACGGGTACAAGGGACGCACCGTGACCCTGAAGGTCAAGTACGCGGACTTTTCCCAGATCACCCGGTCCCGGAGCCTGGAGGCGCGCACGGACAACACGGCGGTGATCTTCGAGACGGCCTGCGGGCTGCTGGAGCAGGTCAAGCTGCCCAGGGCCGTGCGGCTCATCGGGGTGGGGGTGTCCAACTTCGGGGCCCGGCCCCGGCAGGTGACCCTTTTCGAGGAGGCCCCCCGGCGGCAGGAGGCCACCAGCGAGCTGGACAAGGCCGTGGATCGGGTCCGGCGCAGGTTCGGCGGCCAGGCCGTGACCCGCGTTGAGCTGCTGGGCTTCAAGAAAAAGCCAACCAATTCGGCGGATTGA
- a CDS encoding cobyrinate a,c-diamide synthase: MVSAVKGFVIAGTHSGCGKTSISLGLMASLARRGRRVQPFKCGPDFIDPGHHALACAVDGHPVPSHNLDGWMLDEATNLDLFNRYAAECDVAVIEGVMGLFDGISGTGDAGSTAQMAKILGLPVILVVDARSMARSAAALVAGYADFDPAVTIAGVIFNRVGSPAHAELLREAMTLVPDVPVLGVLGRDEDISTPSRHLGLVTPEQDGPDMDRYQRLADWVETGLDPDALLARLPEVEAVPPFEPVPQLPRVTIGLARDDAFCFYYEENLRLLREAGARLIEFSPLNDPHLPEHLDGLYLGGGYPELYVFELGQNTRMRRDIKEFCESGRPVYAECGGFMLLMNDIITGRGRYAMAGVYPVRAEMNEKFRALGYREITAREATLLGPAGTTARGHEFHYSSIQDHDPELLHPVYAMAGRKGPLEEPEGFVTWNVLGSYVHLHFGSNPEIPKAFVKACMDVAR, translated from the coding sequence ATGGTGAGCGCGGTCAAGGGGTTCGTCATCGCCGGAACGCACAGCGGGTGCGGCAAGACCTCCATCTCCCTGGGGCTGATGGCCTCTCTGGCCCGCCGGGGCAGGCGGGTCCAGCCCTTCAAATGCGGCCCGGACTTCATCGACCCCGGCCACCACGCCCTGGCCTGCGCCGTGGACGGCCACCCCGTGCCGAGCCACAACCTGGACGGCTGGATGCTCGACGAGGCCACCAACCTGGACCTTTTCAACCGCTACGCCGCCGAGTGCGACGTGGCCGTCATCGAAGGGGTCATGGGGCTGTTCGACGGCATTTCGGGCACGGGCGACGCAGGGTCCACGGCCCAGATGGCCAAGATCCTCGGCCTGCCCGTCATCCTGGTGGTGGACGCGCGCTCCATGGCCCGGTCCGCCGCGGCCCTGGTGGCCGGATACGCCGACTTCGACCCCGCGGTGACCATCGCCGGGGTGATATTCAACCGCGTGGGCAGCCCGGCCCACGCCGAGCTGCTGCGCGAGGCCATGACCCTGGTGCCGGACGTGCCCGTGCTCGGCGTGCTCGGCCGCGACGAGGACATCTCCACCCCGTCGCGCCACCTGGGGCTGGTCACGCCCGAGCAGGACGGCCCGGACATGGACCGCTACCAGCGGCTGGCCGACTGGGTCGAGACCGGCCTGGACCCGGACGCGCTCCTGGCGCGCCTGCCCGAGGTGGAGGCCGTGCCGCCCTTCGAGCCCGTGCCCCAGCTGCCGCGCGTGACCATCGGCCTGGCCAGGGACGACGCCTTCTGCTTCTACTATGAGGAGAACCTGCGCCTGCTGCGCGAGGCGGGCGCGCGCCTGATCGAGTTCTCCCCCCTGAACGACCCGCACCTGCCCGAACACCTGGACGGCCTGTATCTCGGCGGCGGCTACCCCGAGCTGTACGTCTTCGAGCTCGGCCAGAACACGCGCATGCGTCGCGACATCAAGGAATTCTGCGAGTCCGGCCGCCCGGTCTACGCCGAGTGCGGCGGGTTCATGCTGCTCATGAACGACATCATCACCGGCCGGGGCCGCTACGCCATGGCCGGTGTCTACCCGGTGCGCGCCGAGATGAACGAGAAGTTCCGCGCTCTGGGCTACCGCGAGATCACGGCCCGCGAGGCCACCCTCCTCGGCCCGGCCGGGACCACGGCGCGCGGCCACGAGTTCCACTATTCCTCCATCCAGGACCATGACCCCGAGCTCTTGCACCCTGTCTATGCCATGGCCGGGCGCAAGGGCCCCCTTGAGGAGCCGGAGGGCTTTGTGACGTGGAATGTGTTGGGGTCTTACGTCCACCTTCATTTCGGGTCTAATCCGGAAATCCCGAAGGCATTCGTTAAGGCGTGCATGGACGTTGCGCGGTAA
- a CDS encoding tetratricopeptide repeat protein produces MQSEQGPIEGVFSIERMAKIGTGTTARRVSQAALYYVREVEDERIELQGLNNRHVPFGPVETISKDELLSDYLPMPQLFKEVVGNLRMVQKSVARGDKFRKRGENFTAEYEYANALNLDEQNVRANFGIGLCLLSRDEEDKAKKVFDRILGLDTAFSDDHKHLFNEYGIALRKKKLFGQAVDYYRRALELSNDDENLWYNLARAQFERREWGACAEALAKCLGLAPDHEEGRKMMDFLTRKGLV; encoded by the coding sequence ATGCAGAGCGAACAAGGACCCATCGAGGGCGTTTTTTCCATCGAGCGCATGGCCAAGATCGGCACGGGCACCACGGCCCGGCGGGTCAGCCAAGCGGCCCTGTACTACGTCAGGGAAGTGGAGGACGAGAGGATCGAACTCCAGGGGCTGAACAACAGGCACGTGCCCTTCGGCCCGGTGGAGACCATCTCCAAGGACGAACTGCTGTCCGACTACCTGCCCATGCCCCAGCTCTTCAAGGAGGTGGTCGGCAACCTGCGCATGGTCCAGAAGTCCGTGGCCCGGGGCGACAAGTTCCGCAAGCGCGGCGAGAACTTCACCGCCGAGTACGAGTACGCCAACGCCCTGAACCTGGACGAGCAGAACGTGCGCGCCAACTTCGGCATCGGCCTGTGCCTCCTGTCCCGGGACGAGGAGGACAAGGCCAAGAAGGTCTTCGACCGCATCCTCGGCCTGGACACCGCCTTTTCCGACGACCACAAGCACCTCTTCAACGAGTACGGCATCGCCCTGCGCAAGAAGAAGCTCTTCGGCCAGGCCGTGGACTACTACCGCCGCGCCCTGGAGCTCTCCAACGACGACGAGAACCTCTGGTACAACCTGGCCCGGGCCCAGTTCGAGCGCCGGGAGTGGGGTGCCTGCGCCGAGGCCCTGGCCAAGTGCCTGGGCCTGGCCCCGGACCACGAGGAGGGGCGCAAGATGATGGATTTCCTGACCAGGAAGGGTCTGGTCTAG
- the nhaA gene encoding Na+/H+ antiporter NhaA, with protein sequence MPIRDYITCGVEPIEQVLMPFHEFFRSKSTGGVLLIASALVALVWANSPWAASYDGLWRTEFTVGFGAAALSKPVILWVNDGLMALFFFVVGLEIKREFLVGELSSRSQAVLPIAAAVGGMVVPATLYALVNHGAPSAPGWGIPMATDIAFALGILALLGDRVPYQIKIFLTAVAIVDDIGSILVIALFYTADISLTMLGLGAACLALAFGANRLGVRTPVFYALAGCLLWFFVLKSGVHSTVAGVLMALTIPARSRCDAEAFSSNADRLLADYRKAAGPGQTVLTNRDMHSALLSMQRIVTRAETPLQRLEHALHPLVDYVIMPVFALANAGVALSGGIAAEAVPAALGTALGLVLGKPVGIVLMVLLIVRFSEGYPRGVTLRHFIGAGMLGGIGFTMSLFIGALAFGNEPALLAGAKTAVLGASLLAGAGGYLVLRTAPRPEPPKA encoded by the coding sequence ATGCCCATACGCGACTACATCACCTGCGGGGTGGAGCCCATCGAACAGGTGCTTATGCCGTTCCATGAGTTCTTCCGCTCCAAGTCCACGGGCGGGGTCCTGCTCATCGCCAGCGCCCTCGTCGCCCTGGTCTGGGCCAACTCCCCCTGGGCCGCCTCCTACGACGGGCTGTGGCGGACCGAGTTCACCGTGGGCTTCGGCGCGGCCGCCCTGTCCAAGCCGGTCATCCTGTGGGTCAACGACGGGCTCATGGCCCTGTTTTTCTTCGTGGTCGGGCTGGAGATCAAGCGCGAGTTCCTGGTGGGCGAGCTGTCCTCGCGCAGCCAGGCCGTGCTGCCCATCGCCGCGGCCGTGGGCGGCATGGTCGTGCCCGCCACCCTCTACGCGCTGGTCAACCACGGCGCGCCCTCGGCCCCTGGCTGGGGCATCCCCATGGCCACGGATATCGCCTTCGCGCTCGGCATCCTGGCCCTGCTCGGCGACCGCGTGCCGTACCAGATCAAGATCTTCCTGACCGCCGTGGCCATCGTGGACGACATCGGCTCCATCCTGGTCATCGCCCTGTTCTACACGGCGGATATCTCGCTGACCATGCTCGGCCTGGGCGCGGCCTGCCTGGCCCTGGCCTTCGGGGCCAACCGGCTGGGCGTGCGCACTCCGGTCTTCTACGCCCTGGCGGGCTGCCTGCTGTGGTTCTTCGTGCTCAAGTCCGGAGTCCACTCCACGGTGGCTGGCGTGCTCATGGCCCTGACCATTCCGGCCCGTTCGCGCTGCGACGCCGAGGCCTTCTCGTCCAACGCCGACCGGCTGCTCGCGGACTACCGCAAGGCGGCCGGACCGGGCCAGACGGTCCTGACCAACCGCGACATGCACTCGGCCCTGCTGTCCATGCAGCGCATCGTCACCCGCGCCGAGACCCCGCTGCAACGGCTGGAGCACGCCCTGCACCCCCTGGTGGACTACGTGATCATGCCGGTCTTCGCCCTGGCCAACGCGGGCGTGGCCCTGTCCGGCGGCATCGCCGCCGAGGCCGTGCCTGCGGCCCTGGGCACGGCGCTCGGCCTGGTCCTGGGCAAGCCCGTGGGCATCGTGCTCATGGTCCTGCTGATCGTCCGTTTCTCCGAGGGGTACCCGCGCGGCGTGACGCTGCGGCACTTCATCGGGGCGGGCATGCTCGGCGGCATCGGCTTCACCATGTCCCTGTTCATTGGCGCCCTGGCCTTCGGCAATGAACCGGCCCTGCTGGCCGGGGCCAAGACCGCCGTGCTCGGCGCGTCCCTGCTGGCGGGCGCGGGCGGCTACCTGGTCCTGCGCACCGCGCCCAGGCCCGAGCCGCCGAAGGCGTAG
- a CDS encoding EAL domain-containing protein, whose amino-acid sequence MKAPKLFVKPLLFMVVVFGVIAVVTSMTFSHRLRREMTREYESKALALARSVAESDIATILSQDAGSLQGRIDQYLTINAVSYVLVADENGNVLAHTFVPVIPDRIMRLVAETPRVETREEHILRDVVLDGKRFLHVSSPILSGLAGDVHIGMDYAVIDQNIHEAVLEQQVVMLILFGASLLLVFLFIINISKPLRQLTEYAGRVAVKDFGPVPSIESDDEVGQLARAMEAMTGQISELVGNLEDRVRQKTRELQEARDALKQKVEERTSELMRTNTQLKIEIAERKVIGDALRKAEKKYRTIFENAVEGIYQSSYSGRFQDTNPALARILGYKSPEDLMSSIYDIGTQMYVDPDRRKEFLRLIEERNEVKNFVSKVRKRDGRIIWVAENARKIVDENGNIVCFEGSIEDITMRKKAEDQLKRQAFHDPLTGLPNRALFLDHLRMAMERSRRRKHMFAVLYMDLDRFKVVNDSLGHDAGDELLRGVARVLEQCGRSVDTIARFGGDEFAILQEEISAPKDAIAIARRILEGVRQPFTIGGNEVFTSASLGIVLKTDGYDRPEALLRDADTAMYRAKELGKSRFKVFNRKMHDQALQLMELETDLRRAVDLREFEVVYQPIVELATRRVCGFEALVRWRHPEHGIIGPGDFISLAEDTGLIYAIDNLVLEEACAQVRRWQTLVGVTDGGELTVNINISGKHFGQSMLAGQISRALDDSGLSADALNIEITESALMDNPNVAEDILQQLKDLGVHICIDDFGTGYSSLSYLQRFPIDVVKVDRSFIVAVDTDQDSQAIVRTVFSLGESMGLKIVAEGVETSGQLEFLEREGCRFVQGYFFYKPMSVADVDHLLEGQRRV is encoded by the coding sequence ATGAAGGCCCCCAAGCTGTTCGTCAAGCCGCTGCTGTTCATGGTCGTGGTCTTCGGCGTGATCGCGGTGGTCACCTCCATGACCTTCTCCCACCGGCTCAGGCGCGAGATGACCCGCGAGTACGAGTCCAAGGCCCTGGCCCTGGCCCGGTCCGTGGCCGAGTCGGACATCGCCACCATCCTCAGCCAGGACGCCGGGTCCCTTCAGGGCCGCATCGACCAGTACCTGACCATCAACGCGGTCTCCTACGTGCTCGTGGCCGATGAGAACGGCAACGTCCTGGCCCACACCTTCGTGCCGGTCATCCCGGACAGGATCATGCGGTTGGTGGCCGAGACCCCCAGGGTGGAGACCCGCGAGGAGCACATCCTGCGCGACGTGGTCCTGGACGGCAAACGGTTCCTGCACGTGTCGAGCCCCATCCTGTCGGGCCTGGCCGGGGACGTGCACATCGGCATGGACTACGCGGTCATCGACCAGAACATCCACGAGGCCGTGCTCGAACAGCAGGTGGTCATGCTCATCCTGTTCGGGGCCAGCCTGCTCCTGGTCTTCCTGTTCATCATCAACATCTCCAAGCCGCTCCGGCAGCTGACCGAGTACGCCGGACGGGTGGCGGTCAAGGACTTCGGTCCGGTGCCGTCCATCGAGTCCGACGACGAGGTCGGGCAGCTGGCCAGGGCCATGGAGGCCATGACCGGCCAGATCTCCGAGCTGGTCGGCAATCTCGAGGACCGGGTCCGGCAGAAGACCCGCGAGTTGCAGGAGGCCCGCGACGCCCTCAAGCAGAAGGTCGAGGAGCGCACCAGCGAGCTGATGCGCACCAACACCCAGCTCAAGATCGAGATCGCCGAGCGCAAGGTCATCGGCGATGCCCTGCGCAAGGCCGAGAAGAAGTACCGGACCATCTTCGAGAACGCGGTGGAGGGCATCTACCAGTCCTCCTATTCGGGCCGGTTCCAGGACACCAACCCGGCGCTGGCGCGCATCCTCGGCTACAAGTCCCCCGAGGACCTGATGAGCTCCATCTACGACATCGGCACCCAGATGTACGTGGACCCGGACCGGCGCAAGGAGTTCCTGCGCCTCATCGAGGAGCGCAACGAGGTCAAGAATTTCGTGTCCAAGGTGCGCAAGCGCGACGGCCGGATCATCTGGGTCGCGGAGAACGCGCGCAAGATCGTGGACGAGAACGGCAACATCGTCTGCTTCGAGGGGTCCATCGAGGACATCACCATGCGCAAGAAGGCCGAGGACCAGCTCAAGCGCCAGGCCTTCCACGACCCCCTCACCGGCCTGCCCAACCGCGCCCTGTTCCTGGACCACCTGCGCATGGCCATGGAGCGCTCAAGGCGGCGCAAGCACATGTTCGCGGTCCTGTACATGGACCTGGACCGCTTCAAGGTGGTCAACGATTCGCTGGGCCACGACGCGGGCGACGAGCTGCTGCGCGGGGTGGCCCGCGTGCTCGAGCAGTGCGGCCGGTCCGTGGACACCATCGCCCGGTTCGGCGGCGACGAGTTCGCCATCCTCCAGGAGGAGATCTCCGCGCCCAAGGACGCCATCGCCATCGCCCGGCGCATCCTCGAGGGCGTGCGCCAGCCCTTCACCATCGGCGGCAACGAGGTCTTCACCTCGGCCTCGCTCGGCATCGTCCTCAAGACCGACGGCTACGACCGGCCCGAGGCGCTCCTGCGCGACGCGGACACGGCCATGTACCGGGCCAAGGAGCTGGGCAAGTCGCGCTTCAAGGTCTTCAACCGCAAGATGCACGACCAGGCCCTCCAGCTCATGGAGCTGGAGACCGACCTGCGGCGCGCCGTGGACCTGCGCGAGTTCGAGGTGGTCTACCAGCCCATTGTGGAGCTGGCCACCCGGCGGGTCTGCGGGTTCGAGGCCCTGGTCCGCTGGCGCCATCCCGAGCACGGGATCATCGGGCCGGGCGACTTCATCTCCCTGGCCGAGGACACCGGCCTGATCTACGCCATCGACAACCTGGTCCTGGAGGAGGCCTGCGCCCAGGTGCGGCGCTGGCAGACCCTGGTCGGGGTCACGGACGGCGGCGAACTGACCGTGAACATCAACATCTCGGGCAAGCACTTCGGCCAGTCCATGCTCGCCGGGCAGATATCCCGCGCCCTGGACGACTCCGGGCTGTCCGCCGACGCCCTGAACATCGAGATCACCGAGTCCGCCCTCATGGACAACCCCAACGTGGCCGAGGACATACTGCAGCAGCTCAAGGATCTCGGCGTGCACATCTGCATTGACGACTTCGGCACGGGCTACTCGTCCCTGTCCTACCTCCAGCGCTTCCCCATCGACGTGGTCAAGGTGGACCGCAGCTTCATCGTGGCCGTGGACACGGACCAGGACAGCCAGGCCATCGTGCGCACGGTCTTTTCCCTGGGCGAGTCCATGGGGCTCAAGATCGTGGCCGAGGGCGTGGAGACCTCGGGCCAGCTGGAATTCCTGGAGCGGGAGGGGTGCCGCTTCGTGCAGGGCTATTTCTTCTACAAGCCCATGAGCGTGGCCGACGTGGACCACCTGCTCGAAGGCCAGCGGCGCGTCTGA
- a CDS encoding ABC transporter substrate-binding protein has translation MDKLRKILPVAALFALLVVLLRPAPVPAGTEADRELVFGMSAAFTGANGELGIEYYRGLMAYIEYYNARAGEHGRTIRVKPANDGYNPAPCFQNTVNFIVRDHIFALAAYVGTPTATHVLPLLQKFEDRHVCMLFPFTGAQPLRAEPFGKYVFNLRASYFDETRALVDHLLDVGRDRVGVFYQSDAYGRTGWDGVRRALAAHGLHIVAEAAYRRGAAFGQDFTFEARHLMDAGVDAIIVVGTYASQAAFIRDARNQGCGLPIAGLSFTDSDKMLDLLKAESERTGTDYTRDLIQSQVVPSYEETDLPGVRFYREVMGKYEGGIMPSGEPYSPRRYSFVSFEGFLNGRLLAELVRRMGDNPSRERIPEVMESIRDFDLGIGVNARFGPGRHQGLDAIYLTTVRDGRFRSIGSWERWRK, from the coding sequence GTGGATAAATTGAGGAAAATACTGCCCGTTGCAGCCCTGTTCGCGCTGCTCGTCGTGCTCTTGCGGCCCGCGCCGGTCCCGGCCGGGACCGAGGCGGACCGCGAGCTGGTCTTCGGCATGTCCGCGGCCTTCACCGGGGCCAACGGGGAACTGGGCATCGAGTACTACCGCGGGCTCATGGCCTACATCGAATACTACAACGCCAGGGCGGGGGAGCACGGCCGGACCATCCGGGTCAAGCCCGCCAACGACGGGTACAACCCCGCTCCCTGCTTCCAGAACACGGTCAACTTCATCGTCCGCGACCACATCTTCGCCCTGGCCGCCTACGTGGGCACGCCCACGGCCACCCACGTCCTCCCCCTGCTCCAGAAGTTCGAGGACCGGCACGTCTGCATGCTCTTCCCCTTCACCGGGGCCCAGCCCCTGCGCGCCGAGCCCTTCGGCAAGTACGTCTTCAACCTGCGCGCCTCCTATTTCGACGAGACCCGCGCCCTGGTGGACCACCTCCTCGACGTCGGCCGGGACCGCGTCGGCGTCTTCTACCAGTCCGACGCCTACGGCCGCACCGGCTGGGACGGGGTGCGCCGCGCCCTGGCCGCCCACGGCCTGCACATCGTGGCCGAGGCCGCCTACCGCCGGGGGGCCGCCTTCGGGCAGGACTTCACCTTCGAGGCGCGGCACCTCATGGACGCGGGCGTGGACGCCATCATTGTGGTCGGGACCTACGCCTCCCAGGCGGCCTTCATCCGTGACGCCCGCAACCAGGGGTGCGGCCTGCCCATCGCCGGGCTGTCCTTCACCGACAGCGACAAGATGCTCGACCTGCTCAAGGCCGAGAGCGAGCGGACCGGCACGGACTACACGCGCGACCTGATCCAGTCCCAGGTGGTCCCGAGCTATGAGGAGACCGACCTGCCCGGCGTGCGCTTCTACCGCGAGGTCATGGGCAAGTACGAGGGCGGGATCATGCCCTCGGGCGAGCCCTATTCCCCGCGCCGCTACAGCTTCGTCAGCTTCGAGGGCTTCCTGAACGGCCGGTTGCTGGCCGAGCTGGTCCGGCGCATGGGCGACAATCCGTCGCGCGAGCGCATCCCCGAGGTCATGGAGTCCATCCGCGACTTCGACCTGGGCATCGGGGTCAACGCCCGCTTCGGGCCGGGCCGTCACCAGGGGCTCGACGCCATCTATCTGACCACGGTCCGGGACGGCCGGTTCCGGTCCATCGGCAGCTGGGAGAGGTGGCGCAAATGA